A stretch of Actinomycetes bacterium DNA encodes these proteins:
- a CDS encoding site-specific integrase, whose translation MEDQRLAPGAAGLHVVAGLPLLRPEEQVFVAMLDGWGSQQLARNLAPGTVEGRQRAVRAFAAHA comes from the coding sequence GTGGAGGACCAACGGCTCGCCCCGGGAGCGGCCGGGCTGCACGTGGTCGCCGGGCTGCCGCTGCTGCGGCCCGAGGAGCAGGTGTTCGTCGCGATGCTGGACGGCTGGGGCAGCCAGCAGCTGGCCCGCAACCTCGCGCCCGGGACGGTGGAGGGGCGCCAGCGGGCGGTGCGGGCGTTCGCGGCCCACGC